One genomic window of Paraburkholderia phytofirmans PsJN includes the following:
- a CDS encoding 4Fe-4S dicluster domain-containing protein, translated as MTQMALVIDLNVCVGCHACVTSCKEWNTSGESGSLADLNPYDADPSGTFFNRVQSFEAGSFPNAETIHFPKSCLHCEDPPCVPVCPTGASYKRKEDGLVLVDFDRCIGCKYCAWACPYGARELDESRKEMTKCTLCVDRIHDENLSERDRQPACVLACPTSARLFGDIHDPESVVSKAIEERGGYQLMPEWNTRPANHYLPRVPTEAAGCGSGSCSCKSSGSLQEPSASPESLDAQFERGELHLASMATRI; from the coding sequence ATGACACAGATGGCATTGGTGATTGACCTGAACGTGTGCGTGGGGTGCCATGCTTGCGTGACGAGTTGCAAGGAGTGGAACACGTCGGGCGAATCGGGCAGTCTCGCCGATCTGAATCCGTACGACGCGGATCCGTCCGGCACCTTCTTCAACCGGGTGCAGAGCTTTGAAGCCGGCAGTTTTCCCAACGCCGAGACGATCCATTTTCCCAAGTCGTGTCTGCACTGCGAGGACCCGCCGTGCGTGCCGGTCTGTCCGACCGGCGCGAGCTATAAGCGCAAGGAAGACGGGCTCGTGCTGGTGGACTTCGACCGCTGTATCGGCTGCAAGTATTGCGCGTGGGCGTGCCCGTACGGCGCGCGCGAACTCGACGAAAGCCGCAAGGAGATGACCAAGTGCACGCTGTGCGTCGATCGGATCCACGATGAAAATCTGTCCGAGCGCGACCGTCAGCCGGCCTGCGTGCTCGCTTGCCCGACTTCGGCGCGGCTGTTCGGCGATATTCACGATCCCGAGTCGGTGGTGTCGAAGGCGATCGAGGAGCGCGGCGGCTATCAGTTGATGCCCGAGTGGAATACGCGGCCGGCGAATCACTATTTGCCGCGCGTGCCCACCGAGGCGGCGGGTTGCGGCAGCGGTTCGTGCTCGTGCAAATCGTCTGGCTCGCTGCAGGAGCCGAGCGCGTCGCCGGAATCGCTCGATGCGCAATTCGAGCGCGGCGAGTTGCATCTCGCGTCGATGGCGACGCGCATCTAA
- a CDS encoding AI-2E family transporter — translation MNSRPPVAPPEPPDAPDCLKNQKAASLVLYIGLVLLALWVVRDFIAVVAWAAVLAIALWPLLRKVEGNRWFTGRTTLIAAVLTLAIALLVVLPVGVGIAQALREAHDMSDWFKDAQENGIPLPDFIQHLPFGAQQASAWWQANLAQPLRGSAAMKGLHSTTVMTLGRHFGARAAHAVAVFGFMLITLFVIFQAGPRLSSSLLKGVRRGFGEDGAQLLLRMATAVRGTVSGLVVVGLGEGALLGVAYFVTGLPHVALLALVTAIAAMLPFCAPLTFGLAALWLVSQGSVAAGVGLAVFGSVVVFIAEHFVRPVLIGNSTRLPFLLVLFGILGGAETFGLLGIFIGPALMTVLMVLWTDLVR, via the coding sequence ATGAATTCACGCCCGCCTGTCGCACCGCCTGAACCGCCTGACGCGCCGGACTGCCTGAAGAACCAGAAAGCGGCCTCGCTCGTGCTGTACATCGGCCTGGTGTTGCTAGCGCTGTGGGTCGTGCGCGACTTCATCGCAGTGGTGGCATGGGCCGCCGTGCTTGCGATTGCACTATGGCCGCTGTTGCGCAAGGTCGAGGGCAACCGCTGGTTCACCGGGCGCACGACGCTGATCGCGGCCGTGCTGACGCTGGCGATCGCTTTGCTGGTCGTGCTGCCGGTGGGCGTCGGCATTGCCCAGGCGCTTCGCGAAGCGCACGACATGAGCGACTGGTTCAAGGACGCGCAGGAAAACGGCATCCCGTTGCCGGATTTCATCCAGCATCTGCCGTTCGGCGCGCAGCAGGCTTCCGCGTGGTGGCAGGCCAATCTTGCTCAGCCGCTGCGCGGATCGGCGGCCATGAAAGGACTGCACAGCACCACGGTGATGACGCTCGGCCGGCACTTCGGCGCACGCGCGGCGCATGCCGTGGCGGTGTTCGGTTTCATGCTGATCACGCTGTTCGTGATTTTTCAGGCGGGGCCGCGCCTGTCGAGCTCGCTGCTCAAAGGCGTGCGGCGCGGCTTCGGCGAAGACGGCGCGCAGCTTCTGCTGCGCATGGCCACGGCGGTGCGCGGCACGGTCTCGGGACTGGTCGTGGTCGGGCTCGGCGAGGGTGCGTTGCTGGGCGTCGCCTATTTCGTGACGGGCTTGCCGCATGTCGCGCTGCTCGCGCTCGTCACCGCGATCGCCGCGATGCTGCCGTTCTGCGCGCCGCTCACCTTCGGTCTCGCGGCCTTGTGGCTGGTCTCGCAAGGCTCGGTGGCGGCGGGCGTCGGCCTCGCCGTGTTCGGCTCCGTCGTGGTGTTCATCGCCGAGCATTTCGTGCGGCCGGTGCTGATCGGCAACTCGACGCGTTTGCCGTTTCTGCTTGTGCTGTTCGGCATTCTCGGCGGCGCGGAAACGTTCGGCTTGCTCGGCATCTTCATCGGCCCCGCGCTGATGACCGTGCTGATGGTGTTGTGGACCGACCTCGTGCGATAG
- a CDS encoding molybdopterin-dependent oxidoreductase, which yields MEHHARTQNERLDIKTTTCYMCACRCGIRVHLREGEVRYIDGNPEHPLNQGVICAKGASGIMKQYSPARLTQPLMRKPDAERGSAQFEPVSWEHAFEVLEKRLGHIRATDPKKFALFTGRDQMQALTGLFAKQFGTPNYAAHGGFCSSNMAAGMIYTIGGSFWEFGGPDLDSAKLFFMIGTAEDHHSNPLKIAISKFKRAGGRFIAINPIRTGYAAIADEWVPIKPGTDGALFMAFLHELIAADAWDHEFVRRYTNAAELVSLDEASENFGLFVRDPERPVGNPLFPQNHLWWDADAARAVPHHAAGVSPALDGRYTLDDGTPVTPSFALLRERVADCTPEWAAGITGIAADTIRRLAGEMIQTSREHRITLPIRWTDAWGETHETVTGNPVAFHAMRGLAAHSNGFQSIRALAVLMSLLGTIDTPGGFRHKSPFPRAVPPSAKPPNSPDAVKPNTPLATGPLGWPAAPEDLFIDDQGGPVRIDKAFSWEYPLAVHGLMHSVITNAWRGDPYPIDTLMIFMANMAWNSSMNTMKVREMLVDKQASGEYKIPFLVVCDAFQSEMTAFADLILPDTTYLERHDAMSMLDRPISEFDGPVDSVRVPVVPPTGECKPFQEVLIELASRLKFPAFTTAEGARRYRDYPDFVVNFTTSPDSGVGFLIGWRGKDGDKALVGEPNPRQWEQYAKNNCVFHYPLPETLQYMRNCNGPYLEWAVKHGFRKFGEPILIQLYSDVMQKFRLAAQGRTSGRQPPDHLRARVEKYFDPLPFWYAPLESAATDLDRFPLAAVTQRPMAMYHSWDSQNAWLRQIHGENYLYMNPLMAAENGIADGAWIYAESQWGRVRCMARFSETVEPGTVWTWNAIGKASGAWSLGPGANESRRGFLLNHLITDELPNRADDVERSMSNSDPVTGQAAWYDVRVRIYPAEADARHTLPQFAPMPAVPGENGVISRIVQTYFAGRGEFAARLRGATGRK from the coding sequence ATGGAACATCACGCTCGCACGCAGAACGAACGGCTCGACATCAAAACGACCACCTGCTACATGTGCGCCTGCCGCTGCGGCATTCGTGTGCATCTGCGCGAAGGCGAGGTGCGTTACATCGACGGCAACCCGGAGCATCCGCTCAACCAGGGCGTGATTTGCGCGAAGGGCGCGTCGGGCATCATGAAGCAGTACTCGCCCGCACGGCTCACTCAACCGTTGATGCGCAAGCCCGACGCGGAGCGCGGCAGCGCCCAGTTCGAGCCGGTGTCGTGGGAGCACGCGTTCGAGGTGCTCGAAAAGCGCCTCGGCCACATTCGCGCCACCGACCCAAAAAAATTCGCGCTCTTCACCGGACGCGACCAGATGCAGGCGCTGACCGGCCTCTTTGCCAAACAGTTCGGTACGCCTAATTACGCCGCGCACGGCGGCTTCTGCTCGTCGAACATGGCGGCGGGCATGATCTATACGATCGGCGGCTCGTTCTGGGAATTCGGCGGCCCGGACCTCGACAGCGCCAAGCTCTTCTTCATGATCGGCACCGCGGAAGATCATCATTCGAATCCGCTCAAGATCGCGATTTCGAAGTTCAAGCGTGCAGGCGGCCGCTTCATTGCAATCAATCCGATTCGTACCGGTTACGCGGCGATTGCCGACGAGTGGGTGCCGATCAAGCCCGGCACCGACGGCGCGCTGTTCATGGCGTTCCTCCACGAACTGATTGCCGCCGACGCATGGGATCATGAATTCGTGCGGCGCTACACCAACGCGGCGGAACTCGTCTCGCTCGACGAAGCCAGCGAAAACTTCGGCCTGTTCGTGCGCGATCCCGAGCGGCCGGTCGGCAATCCGCTGTTTCCGCAGAATCATCTCTGGTGGGATGCCGATGCCGCGCGCGCCGTGCCGCATCACGCGGCCGGCGTCAGTCCCGCGCTCGACGGCCGCTATACGCTCGACGACGGCACGCCGGTCACGCCGTCGTTCGCGTTGCTGCGCGAACGCGTGGCCGATTGCACGCCGGAGTGGGCCGCCGGCATCACTGGTATCGCGGCCGATACGATACGCCGCCTCGCCGGTGAAATGATCCAGACGAGCCGCGAGCACCGTATCACCTTGCCGATCCGCTGGACCGACGCGTGGGGCGAGACGCACGAAACGGTCACCGGCAACCCGGTCGCTTTCCACGCCATGCGCGGCCTCGCGGCGCACTCCAACGGCTTCCAGTCGATCCGCGCGCTAGCCGTGCTGATGTCGCTGCTCGGCACCATCGACACGCCGGGCGGCTTTCGTCACAAGTCGCCGTTTCCGCGTGCCGTGCCGCCATCGGCGAAACCGCCTAACAGTCCCGACGCCGTCAAGCCGAACACGCCGCTCGCTACCGGTCCGCTCGGTTGGCCCGCCGCGCCCGAGGACCTGTTCATCGACGATCAGGGCGGACCGGTGCGCATCGACAAGGCCTTTTCCTGGGAATATCCGCTGGCTGTGCATGGCCTGATGCACAGCGTGATTACCAACGCGTGGCGCGGCGATCCGTATCCCATCGACACGCTGATGATTTTCATGGCCAACATGGCGTGGAATTCGTCGATGAATACGATGAAAGTACGCGAGATGCTGGTCGACAAGCAGGCCAGCGGCGAGTACAAGATTCCGTTTCTGGTGGTGTGCGACGCGTTCCAGTCGGAGATGACGGCGTTCGCCGATCTGATCCTGCCCGACACGACCTATCTGGAACGGCACGACGCGATGTCCATGCTCGACCGGCCGATCTCCGAATTCGACGGTCCGGTGGATTCGGTGCGCGTACCGGTCGTGCCGCCTACCGGTGAATGCAAGCCGTTCCAGGAAGTGCTGATTGAGCTTGCGTCGCGTCTAAAGTTTCCGGCTTTCACGACCGCCGAGGGCGCAAGGCGTTATCGCGACTATCCTGACTTCGTCGTTAATTTCACAACGTCGCCTGATTCCGGCGTGGGCTTTCTGATCGGCTGGCGTGGCAAGGATGGCGACAAGGCGCTGGTGGGCGAACCGAATCCGCGGCAGTGGGAGCAATACGCGAAGAACAATTGCGTGTTCCATTACCCGTTGCCCGAGACGCTGCAGTACATGCGCAACTGCAACGGGCCGTATCTAGAGTGGGCGGTCAAGCACGGTTTCCGCAAGTTCGGCGAGCCGATTCTGATCCAGCTTTATTCCGACGTGATGCAAAAATTCAGGCTCGCCGCGCAGGGCCGCACGAGCGGCAGGCAGCCGCCGGATCACTTGCGCGCGCGGGTGGAAAAGTATTTCGATCCGCTGCCGTTCTGGTACGCACCGCTCGAAAGCGCGGCGACCGACCTCGACAGGTTTCCGCTCGCCGCGGTGACCCAGCGGCCGATGGCGATGTACCACTCGTGGGACTCGCAGAACGCATGGCTGCGGCAGATTCACGGCGAGAATTATCTGTACATGAATCCGTTGATGGCGGCCGAAAACGGTATCGCCGACGGCGCGTGGATCTACGCCGAATCGCAATGGGGCCGTGTGCGCTGCATGGCGCGCTTTAGCGAGACCGTCGAGCCGGGCACCGTATGGACGTGGAACGCGATCGGCAAGGCGTCGGGCGCATGGAGCCTCGGCCCGGGCGCGAACGAATCGCGACGCGGTTTCCTGCTCAATCACCTCATCACCGACGAGTTGCCCAACCGCGCCGACGATGTTGAGCGAAGCATGTCGAATTCCGATCCGGTGACGGGCCAGGCCGCGTGGTACGACGTGCGCGTGCGCATCTATCCGGCGGAGGCGGACGCGCGGCACACGCTGCCGCAATTCGCGCCGATGCCCGCAGTGCCGGGCGAGAACGGTGTGATCTCGCGGATCGTGCAAACTTACTTCGCGGGACGAGGGGAGTTCGCGGCGCGGCTGCGCGGCGCGACGGGGCGCAAATAA
- a CDS encoding DUF3331 domain-containing protein, translating into MTLESIPLDGTHGVRIEILERSDTTLVIRWVEPGKCHYGEQRWRRRSAHTSGTCAVSRRKIRRGDAVFKPAERPAPLNASAMICAELLECVEA; encoded by the coding sequence ATGACCTTAGAGTCCATCCCCCTTGACGGTACCCATGGCGTCCGCATCGAAATTCTCGAGCGCTCGGACACGACGCTTGTGATTCGCTGGGTCGAGCCGGGTAAATGTCATTACGGCGAGCAGCGGTGGCGGCGCAGGTCGGCACATACGTCAGGCACGTGTGCGGTGTCGCGCCGCAAGATTCGCCGCGGCGACGCGGTGTTCAAACCAGCCGAGCGGCCCGCGCCTTTGAATGCTTCCGCCATGATCTGCGCTGAACTGCTGGAGTGCGTCGAGGCCTGA
- a CDS encoding adenosylcobalamin-dependent ribonucleoside-diphosphate reductase yields the protein MAEDTPETRTPIAPPAPPAPPAPLVAPQQFSLDVLLEKYAKGDEQSADDVFKRVARGVAEAEPQALRESVEALFVDNLRHGALGAGRIMSAAGTGIAATLINCFVQPVGDAIQGVDEQGLPGIYVALLQAAETMRRGGGVGYNFSAIRPKGARVHTTSSSASGPCSYMDVFDASCRTVESAGSRRGAQMAVLDCNHPDLLEFIEAKHSKGRWNNFNVSVGVTDEFMRAVEEDQPWQLVHRAEPSPAQRAADDVRQREDGLWVYSERPARAIWDRIMRSTYDVAEPGIVFISRMNEDNNLRAVETIRATNPCGEQPLPAYGCCNLGPLNLTRFVIDPFAQMKGRKPSFDWDGLAKRTRTQVRFLDNVLDVTLWPLQQQYDESRAKRRIGVGFTGLGDTLVMLGLRYNSQEGRDFAVRIAQLMRDEAYRASVELARERGAFPLFDAGRYLEAGTFASRLPEDIKEAIRRDGIRNSHLLSIAPTGTVSLAFADNASNGIEPAFSWTYTRMKVMADGGRESFDVEDYAYRLYRELGGDTNKLPDYFVSALEMSARDHLDMMAAVQPYVDTSISKTVNVPADYPFEAFESLYFDAWKNGLKGLATYRPNETLGAVLSVSPPQADDTLTENDLDPLRIAIDHRPRGELPAIIEKVEYLTQLGKKSLYVAVSFIEVTGRLGGEDVTIERPIEFFIPTGQRDESQQWITATMRSLSLAARGGFVARNLQDMRKVSWDRGQVRLGEVQRLDGHRAPRWHDSEVAALAFAIQQILHRRGFLDAEGNQVPSRMLARLPRGQMRAETALPADFGIRPHPVETDADAPALTQPGGAQGLHTMLGRKCGSCGANAVIRKDGCDFCTACGEVGACG from the coding sequence ATGGCCGAAGACACGCCGGAAACCCGCACGCCGATCGCCCCCCCGGCGCCCCCCGCGCCTCCCGCACCGCTGGTCGCACCGCAACAATTCTCCCTGGACGTCCTGCTCGAAAAGTACGCGAAAGGCGACGAGCAGTCCGCGGACGATGTGTTCAAGCGCGTCGCGCGCGGCGTCGCCGAGGCTGAACCGCAAGCGCTGCGCGAATCGGTCGAGGCGCTCTTCGTCGACAACCTGCGGCACGGCGCGCTCGGCGCCGGCCGCATCATGAGCGCGGCGGGCACCGGCATCGCGGCCACACTGATCAACTGCTTCGTGCAGCCCGTGGGCGACGCGATTCAAGGCGTCGACGAACAAGGCTTGCCCGGCATCTACGTCGCCCTGCTGCAGGCGGCGGAGACCATGCGCCGCGGTGGCGGAGTCGGCTACAACTTCTCGGCGATCCGGCCCAAAGGCGCGCGCGTTCACACCACCAGTTCGTCGGCGTCCGGTCCGTGCAGTTATATGGACGTGTTCGACGCGTCGTGCCGCACGGTTGAAAGCGCCGGTTCGCGGCGCGGCGCGCAGATGGCGGTGCTCGACTGCAATCATCCCGATTTGCTGGAGTTCATCGAGGCCAAGCATTCGAAGGGGCGCTGGAACAACTTCAACGTGTCAGTCGGCGTGACCGATGAATTCATGCGCGCCGTCGAAGAAGATCAGCCGTGGCAACTCGTGCATCGCGCCGAGCCCTCACCGGCCCAGCGCGCCGCCGACGACGTGCGGCAACGCGAAGACGGCCTGTGGGTGTACAGCGAACGTCCCGCGCGCGCGATCTGGGATCGCATCATGCGCTCCACTTACGACGTCGCGGAACCCGGCATCGTGTTCATCTCGCGCATGAACGAAGACAACAATCTGCGCGCCGTGGAAACCATCCGCGCAACCAACCCTTGCGGCGAGCAACCGCTGCCGGCGTACGGCTGCTGCAATCTCGGACCGCTGAACCTCACGCGTTTCGTGATCGATCCGTTCGCGCAGATGAAAGGCCGCAAGCCTTCGTTCGATTGGGACGGCCTTGCCAAACGCACGCGCACGCAGGTGCGCTTTCTCGACAACGTGCTCGACGTCACGCTGTGGCCGCTGCAGCAGCAATACGACGAGTCGCGCGCCAAGCGGCGCATCGGCGTGGGCTTCACCGGTCTCGGCGACACGCTCGTCATGCTCGGCTTGCGCTACAACTCGCAGGAAGGCCGCGACTTCGCCGTGCGCATCGCCCAACTGATGCGCGATGAGGCGTATCGCGCATCCGTGGAACTGGCGCGCGAGCGCGGCGCATTTCCGCTTTTCGATGCCGGGCGTTATCTGGAAGCCGGCACGTTCGCTTCGCGCTTGCCCGAAGACATCAAAGAGGCCATCCGTCGCGACGGCATTCGCAACAGCCATCTGCTCTCCATCGCGCCGACCGGTACCGTGAGCCTCGCCTTCGCGGACAACGCGTCGAACGGCATCGAGCCCGCCTTCTCGTGGACCTACACGCGCATGAAGGTGATGGCCGACGGCGGGCGCGAATCGTTCGATGTCGAAGACTACGCATATCGGCTCTATCGCGAGCTTGGCGGCGACACGAACAAGCTGCCGGACTATTTCGTCAGCGCACTGGAAATGTCGGCACGCGACCATCTCGACATGATGGCGGCCGTGCAGCCGTACGTGGACACGTCGATCTCGAAGACGGTGAACGTGCCCGCCGACTACCCGTTCGAGGCGTTCGAAAGCCTTTACTTCGATGCGTGGAAAAACGGCCTCAAGGGTCTCGCCACCTATCGTCCGAACGAAACGCTCGGCGCGGTGCTCAGCGTGAGCCCGCCGCAAGCCGACGACACGCTGACCGAGAACGACCTCGATCCGCTGCGTATCGCGATCGATCATCGGCCCAGGGGCGAGTTGCCCGCGATCATCGAGAAGGTCGAATATCTGACGCAGTTGGGCAAAAAGTCGCTTTACGTAGCGGTCTCCTTCATCGAGGTCACGGGGCGGCTCGGTGGCGAAGACGTCACCATCGAACGGCCTATCGAGTTCTTCATTCCGACGGGCCAGCGTGACGAATCGCAGCAATGGATCACGGCGACCATGCGTTCGCTGTCGCTGGCGGCGCGCGGCGGTTTTGTCGCGCGCAATCTGCAGGACATGCGCAAGGTTTCGTGGGATCGCGGGCAAGTGCGGCTCGGTGAGGTGCAGCGTCTCGACGGACATCGCGCGCCGCGCTGGCACGATTCGGAAGTGGCCGCTCTCGCCTTCGCGATCCAGCAGATTCTGCATCGGCGCGGCTTTCTCGATGCCGAAGGCAATCAGGTGCCCTCGCGCATGCTGGCTCGTTTGCCGCGCGGACAGATGCGCGCCGAGACGGCATTGCCGGCGGATTTCGGCATTCGTCCGCATCCCGTTGAGACCGACGCCGACGCTCCCGCGTTGACGCAGCCCGGCGGCGCGCAAGGCCTGCATACGATGCTCGGGCGCAAGTGCGGATCGTGCGGGGCGAATGCGGTAATCCGCAAGGACGGGTGCGACTTTTGCACCGCGTGCGGCGAGGTGGGTGCGTGCGGCTAG
- a CDS encoding dimethyl sulfoxide reductase anchor subunit family protein, producing the protein MNPAFSVVFLTTLSGAAQGLLIALVGVETAAHLGLLASPSGAFYIAGAGVSVVLGGLGLIASFFHLGHPERAWRAIAMWRTSWLSRECLCLPAFLACAFFYGVAHWFGSPWSLAIGWLGVLASAMLFVCTAMIYACLRFLQEWATPLTLVNFTLLGCASGFTLATALSAWFAPEWTVGLAVCACVLTLAGCASRSASLMRNARLRPKSTVQSATGIHNPKLVQVSRGFTAGAFNLREFFHGKSAGTLRNVKWGFLATAFVAPVLLLALGAGLHSIGVSLGLLAAACLVQYAGLVAERWFFFAEAKHPQNLYYARVG; encoded by the coding sequence ATGAATCCCGCATTCTCCGTGGTTTTTCTGACCACTTTGAGCGGCGCGGCCCAAGGCCTGCTGATCGCGCTCGTCGGCGTGGAAACTGCCGCGCATCTGGGCCTGCTCGCTTCGCCCTCCGGTGCGTTCTATATCGCCGGCGCGGGCGTGTCGGTCGTATTGGGCGGACTCGGGCTGATCGCATCGTTTTTCCATCTCGGCCATCCCGAACGCGCATGGCGCGCAATCGCCATGTGGCGGACCTCGTGGTTGTCGCGTGAATGTTTGTGCCTGCCGGCGTTTCTTGCTTGCGCGTTTTTCTATGGTGTCGCGCATTGGTTCGGCTCGCCGTGGTCGCTCGCGATCGGCTGGCTCGGCGTGCTGGCGAGCGCCATGCTGTTCGTCTGCACGGCGATGATCTACGCGTGCCTGCGCTTTCTGCAGGAGTGGGCCACGCCGCTCACACTGGTGAACTTCACGCTGCTTGGCTGCGCGTCGGGCTTCACATTGGCGACGGCTTTGAGCGCATGGTTCGCGCCCGAGTGGACCGTTGGACTCGCTGTCTGCGCATGCGTGCTGACGCTCGCCGGCTGTGCGAGCCGCTCGGCGTCGCTCATGCGCAATGCGCGCTTGCGGCCGAAGTCGACGGTGCAAAGCGCCACCGGCATTCACAATCCGAAACTGGTGCAGGTGTCGCGCGGTTTTACCGCCGGTGCGTTCAATCTGCGCGAGTTCTTTCACGGCAAATCGGCGGGCACGCTGCGCAATGTCAAATGGGGTTTTCTCGCGACGGCGTTTGTCGCGCCGGTTTTGTTGCTGGCGTTAGGGGCGGGCCTGCATTCGATTGGCGTTTCGTTAGGGCTGCTGGCTGCGGCGTGTCTCGTGCAGTACGCGGGACTGGTGGCGGAGCGCTGGTTTTTCTTTGCCGAAGCGAAGCATCCGCAGAATCTTTATTACGCGAGGGTGGGTTAG
- a CDS encoding 2-hydroxyacid dehydrogenase: MKPSLLVLIPLNGTSRAKIEAAFDVVYAPDAAGRAAALDAHGETIRAVLTNGTTGLAAAEIDRMPQLELISALGAGYENLAVDHARSRDIVLVNGAGTNDHCVADHAFALLLAVVRDVPQLDQATRKGVWRDTLPMQPNVSGKRLGIVGLGNIGEKVARRGAGFEMEIGYHNRKPREGSQYRYFDSVEGLARWSDFLIVATPGGAGTRHLINAAVFEALGPQGFVVNVSRGSVLDTAALAQALTTGTIAGAALDVYESEPHPPEALLTLRNVVLTPHVGGRSPEAITASVDNFLSNARRHFAGEAVLTPI; the protein is encoded by the coding sequence ATGAAGCCATCCCTGCTGGTTCTGATCCCCCTCAACGGTACGAGCCGCGCGAAGATCGAGGCCGCGTTCGACGTCGTCTACGCGCCCGACGCCGCCGGACGAGCCGCCGCGCTCGACGCACACGGCGAGACGATTCGCGCCGTGCTGACTAACGGTACGACCGGACTCGCCGCCGCGGAAATCGACCGCATGCCGCAACTCGAACTGATCAGCGCGCTGGGCGCGGGCTATGAAAACCTCGCCGTCGACCACGCCCGCTCGCGCGATATCGTGCTCGTCAACGGCGCGGGCACCAACGACCATTGCGTGGCCGATCACGCCTTCGCGTTGCTGCTTGCGGTGGTGCGCGACGTGCCGCAACTCGATCAGGCCACCCGCAAGGGTGTCTGGCGCGACACCTTGCCGATGCAGCCGAACGTCTCCGGCAAGCGCCTCGGCATTGTCGGGCTCGGCAATATCGGCGAGAAGGTCGCGCGACGCGGCGCGGGGTTCGAGATGGAGATCGGCTATCACAACCGTAAGCCGCGTGAAGGCTCGCAGTATCGGTACTTCGATAGCGTTGAAGGCCTTGCGCGCTGGAGCGACTTTTTGATCGTCGCGACGCCGGGCGGTGCGGGCACGCGTCATCTGATCAACGCGGCGGTGTTCGAGGCGCTCGGTCCGCAGGGCTTCGTGGTCAACGTGTCGCGCGGCAGTGTGCTCGACACGGCGGCGCTCGCGCAGGCGCTCACGACAGGGACGATTGCCGGTGCCGCGCTCGATGTCTACGAGAGCGAGCCCCATCCGCCCGAAGCCTTGCTGACACTGCGCAACGTGGTGTTGACGCCGCACGTGGGCGGCCGCTCGCCGGAAGCGATCACGGCCTCGGTCGACAATTTCTTGAGTAATGCCCGCCGGCATTTTGCGGGAGAAGCGGTACTGACGCCGATCTGA
- a CDS encoding alpha/beta hydrolase, producing MRLFLRSALVALCAASISAPALASTVISRSFHSDALGRDWAYTIYLPSGYRHDGSRLPVLYLLHGNNGDANDWITQGHLQSAADALIEHKDVPPVVIVMPQGGTDWYVDRKEKMETAFFDDLLPEIETRYAVSTQRGARMIGGVSMGGFGALRYAMTQPERFCGALLLSPAIYPNEPPRASAARRVGVFGEREFDAHIWHELNYPAQWDRYMSRPYRLPMFIAAGDDDLAIQADASSLYTHLRLAGNPAALRIIDGGHTWDVWSALLPAALKYTLGCVKPQPQQQPQDHPSNQRP from the coding sequence ATGCGTCTATTCCTACGTTCAGCCCTCGTTGCGCTCTGCGCGGCCTCGATCAGCGCGCCGGCGCTCGCCAGCACCGTGATCAGCCGCAGCTTCCATTCCGACGCCCTCGGCCGCGACTGGGCCTACACGATCTATCTGCCGAGCGGCTATCGCCATGACGGCAGCCGCCTGCCCGTGCTGTATCTCCTGCACGGCAATAACGGCGACGCCAACGACTGGATCACACAAGGCCATCTGCAGAGCGCGGCCGACGCGTTGATCGAACACAAGGACGTGCCGCCCGTCGTGATCGTGATGCCGCAAGGCGGTACGGACTGGTATGTCGATCGCAAGGAGAAGATGGAGACCGCCTTCTTCGACGATCTGCTGCCCGAGATCGAAACGCGCTACGCGGTCTCGACGCAACGCGGCGCACGCATGATCGGCGGCGTCTCGATGGGCGGCTTCGGCGCGCTGCGCTATGCGATGACGCAACCCGAGCGCTTCTGCGGCGCGCTGCTGCTGAGCCCCGCGATCTATCCGAACGAGCCGCCGCGCGCGTCGGCTGCGCGCCGCGTCGGCGTGTTCGGCGAGCGCGAATTCGACGCGCATATCTGGCACGAACTCAACTACCCGGCGCAATGGGATCGCTACATGAGCCGGCCGTACCGTCTGCCGATGTTCATCGCCGCCGGCGACGACGACCTCGCGATCCAGGCCGATGCATCGTCGCTCTATACACACCTGCGGCTGGCGGGCAATCCGGCGGCGTTGCGTATCATTGACGGCGGCCATACTTGGGACGTCTGGAGCGCGCTGCTGCCGGCCGCGCTCAAATACACGCTCGGTTGCGTGAAGCCGCAACCGCAGCAGCAACCACAGGACCATCCGTCAAACCAGCGGCCCTGA